A single window of Candidatus Binatus sp. DNA harbors:
- a CDS encoding two-component system sensor histidine kinase NtrB, producing the protein MARNDASNNLALSGGLNLLSIDRIRPIRIALFYAVAGLIWIAVSDRVLSVMPAHQHMLSLSVNTLLLFLIASHYTRTIRISVAAQEEALVRARGYFESAVEGIVSVDSTGMICQLNPRGQALFGYDEEELVGQPIEVLVPQRFHYRHEAHRDGFFKAPKSRMMGRGMELAVRRKDGSEFPAEISLNVVHQRRGKLVIAFVTDISERRAMEHEARRNETVDALAAVAAGVAHELNNPLAVMAARIELMLVSDQDLSAQARDDLLVLQKNIERASRISHSMLSVARQRPGVRYAMDMNVAVEEVMLIVGGEARGSMLRYETNLDRSLPEVMAEPTALEQVLINLILNARDAGARLIRIATAPAPGRAGHLRLSVSDDGSGIKSDALGKMFRPFFTTKPKGTGLGLWLSQRIVQEHGGSIAVESVAGKGATFTITLPTIGESSAGDLALPPPARDKPPPAPPQAPAARSNQSGR; encoded by the coding sequence ATGGCTCGCAATGACGCCTCGAACAATCTGGCGCTCAGTGGCGGATTGAACCTTCTGTCGATTGACCGTATCCGCCCGATAAGGATCGCACTTTTCTACGCGGTCGCCGGACTGATCTGGATAGCGGTCTCCGATCGGGTGCTTTCGGTCATGCCGGCGCATCAGCACATGCTCAGCCTGAGCGTGAACACGCTGCTGCTCTTCCTAATCGCATCCCACTACACGAGGACGATTCGGATTTCGGTTGCGGCGCAAGAGGAAGCGCTCGTGCGCGCGCGCGGCTACTTTGAATCTGCGGTCGAGGGAATTGTTTCGGTGGATAGCACCGGGATGATTTGTCAGTTGAATCCGCGCGGGCAGGCGCTGTTTGGTTACGACGAAGAGGAACTCGTCGGTCAGCCGATAGAAGTCCTGGTGCCGCAACGCTTCCACTATCGCCACGAGGCGCATCGCGACGGATTCTTTAAGGCGCCAAAATCCCGCATGATGGGCCGCGGGATGGAGCTTGCGGTGCGCCGAAAAGACGGCAGCGAATTTCCCGCCGAGATCAGCCTCAACGTGGTTCATCAGCGTCGCGGCAAGCTGGTGATCGCGTTCGTCACGGACATCAGCGAGCGCCGTGCGATGGAGCACGAGGCGCGCCGCAATGAAACAGTCGATGCGCTGGCGGCGGTGGCGGCAGGAGTCGCGCACGAATTGAACAACCCGTTGGCCGTGATGGCGGCGCGAATCGAGCTGATGCTGGTGTCGGACCAGGATCTCAGCGCCCAGGCCCGCGACGACCTGCTGGTCCTGCAAAAAAACATCGAACGCGCCAGCCGCATCTCGCACAGCATGCTTTCGGTCGCGCGTCAGCGCCCCGGCGTGCGTTATGCGATGGACATGAACGTGGCGGTCGAAGAGGTGATGCTGATAGTTGGGGGAGAAGCCAGGGGCAGCATGCTCCGATATGAAACGAACCTCGATCGCTCGCTGCCGGAGGTGATGGCCGAGCCGACGGCTCTGGAGCAGGTGCTGATCAACCTTATCCTGAATGCACGCGACGCGGGCGCGCGCCTGATCCGCATCGCGACTGCGCCGGCTCCGGGGCGCGCCGGTCATCTTCGGTTGTCGGTCTCGGACGACGGCTCGGGAATCAAGAGCGACGCGCTGGGGAAAATGTTTCGGCCGTTCTTCACCACCAAACCCAAGGGGACCGGCTTGGGCCTGTGGTTGAGCCAGCGGATCGTGCAGGAACACGGCGGCAGTATCGCGGTTGAATCGGTGGCGGGCAAAGGCGCCACCTTCACGATAACGCTGCCGACGATTGGCGAATCGTCAGCCGGGGACCTGGCGCTGCCCCCTCCCGCGCGAGATAAACCGCCGCCGGCGCCGCCGCAAGCCCCGGCCGCGCGAAGCAATCAGTCGGGCCGCTAA
- a CDS encoding response regulator, translating into MATPAKILIVDDERDLVDAYIRLLERLGYRCVGAFDANQAIEMIDAESPDLVLTDLSLPDNSGVDIVRRVHAKLPATPIIVMSGHNTPGLHEAALAAGAKVSLLKPVSIAELRRVIGEALAR; encoded by the coding sequence ATGGCTACGCCAGCGAAAATTCTGATCGTGGACGACGAACGCGACCTGGTGGACGCATACATCCGGCTGCTCGAGCGCTTGGGCTACCGCTGCGTCGGCGCATTCGACGCGAACCAGGCAATTGAGATGATCGACGCCGAATCGCCCGACCTGGTGCTCACGGACTTGAGCCTGCCCGATAACAGCGGCGTCGATATCGTCCGCCGCGTGCACGCGAAGTTGCCAGCCACGCCGATCATCGTGATGTCGGGACACAACACGCCCGGACTCCACGAAGCGGCGCTGGCGGCCGGCGCGAAAGTCTCGCTGCTCAAGCCGGTTTCGATCGCCGAGCTTCGGCGCGTGATCGGCGAAGCGCTCGCGCGCTGA
- a CDS encoding ABC transporter permease, which yields MLGLKFLAVMRRDLKKLMRNPVTLLSVILMPIVYLVIIGNSFQGQLKHLPIVVVEQDHGLYARRIVEQLLALQAGPKTVDITFENDPGYAIGQVRDGLFKGVVVIPPDFSHAVAEGRIAQIGLFTDNVDEISSETLEAVLDQAAATVKVTFVTAREPKLNDISLRPNWLFPYVDYDRSLIPGVIVMAIFMGSLMSGVFNWVMDQFLGVTEGYLVTPLSRWDIAGGILASGVVVTSTAGVLVLFLGLLITRGRILGGPVALAMLVGIIVISATGLLAMTFALLGRAGHPRLVGTFAGFLNVILFFPSGAIYPIESFPPWLRAFAHYNPETHSVSAIKQILFKGADFTAVSGDIAFLLVFMVLMLVIASMSFKRTL from the coding sequence ATGCTCGGGCTGAAGTTCCTCGCAGTCATGCGGCGCGATCTCAAGAAGCTGATGCGCAATCCGGTCACGCTGCTATCGGTCATCCTGATGCCGATCGTCTATCTGGTGATAATCGGCAATTCATTTCAGGGCCAGCTCAAGCATCTGCCGATTGTCGTCGTCGAACAGGATCACGGACTCTACGCGCGCCGAATCGTCGAACAGTTGCTCGCGCTGCAGGCGGGACCGAAGACCGTGGACATCACCTTCGAGAACGATCCGGGCTATGCGATCGGCCAAGTCCGCGACGGACTCTTCAAAGGCGTGGTGGTAATTCCGCCCGACTTCAGCCATGCGGTCGCCGAAGGCCGTATCGCGCAGATCGGACTGTTCACCGACAACGTCGACGAGATCAGCTCCGAAACGCTCGAAGCCGTGCTCGACCAGGCGGCCGCAACCGTGAAAGTTACCTTCGTCACCGCGCGCGAACCCAAACTCAACGACATCTCACTGCGGCCCAACTGGCTGTTCCCGTACGTGGATTACGATCGATCGCTCATCCCGGGCGTCATCGTAATGGCGATCTTCATGGGGTCGCTGATGTCGGGCGTATTCAACTGGGTGATGGATCAATTTCTGGGCGTGACGGAGGGCTATCTGGTGACTCCCCTTTCACGCTGGGACATCGCCGGCGGCATACTCGCCAGCGGCGTGGTCGTAACCAGCACCGCCGGTGTGCTGGTGTTGTTTTTGGGCCTGTTGATCACGCGCGGGCGAATCCTCGGCGGACCCGTAGCGCTGGCGATGCTGGTGGGAATAATCGTCATCAGCGCGACCGGACTGCTGGCGATGACGTTTGCGCTGCTGGGACGCGCGGGCCATCCGCGGCTGGTCGGGACGTTCGCGGGATTCCTGAACGTGATCCTGTTCTTTCCGAGCGGCGCGATCTATCCGATTGAAAGTTTTCCGCCCTGGCTGCGAGCCTTCGCGCACTACAATCCCGAGACCCATTCGGTGAGCGCAATTAAACAGATTTTGTTCAAGGGCGCGGACTTCACCGCCGTCAGCGGCGACATCGCGTTTCTGCTGGTCTTCATGGTCCTGATGCTGGTGATCGCCAGCATGTCCTTCAAACGCACGCTGTGA